The Chryseobacterium glaciei DNA window ATAACAAGATTAAAAGAAAAAGTTTTGGAACAGAATATTATTCAACTTCAAAAAAGAATGCAGGAAACATGGAATAATCATTTGCAGGTGCAAAGAGGAAATCCGATTCGTACATTTTCTGGAACAGATTTTAAAAAGAATTATCAGGAAAGATCTTTCAAAAAGCAAAGAAACGTCCTGAAAACCGAATTAAAAAACTACAAGAATGACGTTAACTAAAAGTAAGTATTACTTCGAGGCTCTTGATAATTATCCTTACAGCTTACCGGATTGTCTGGAAGCGCTGAATTATGCGCTGTCCTACGATCCTGAAGATGCAGACAGCCTGTGTTTAATGGGAAGAATCTACAGCGAAATGTTAATCGATTACGAAAAAGCAAAGCTGTATTTTGAAGAAGCAATGCTCTGCGATGTGACGAACTTAAATGTTCCACAATATTACATCAAATGTCTTTTGGATAACGAAGATTTCCATGAAGCGGAAAAACTGATCCGATATTCTTTGAAAATTAAAGGGATTGATAAATCAGTCATTTGGCTTTACCGATCTTTGCTTTCCGAGAAAAGAGGAAGCTTAAGAAATGCTTTGAAGTTTTTAAATGAAGCAGAAAAGTACTGTTTCACATCCTGCAGTCTTGATTCAATAAAAGGACGCAAAAAATTTGTGAAATCTAAAATGCCGAAGAAAAAACAAACTAAAAAGAATAAGGAGACGAAATAAGTCTCCTTTTTTTGTAAATTTAATAATGGAATTACGTTTTGAACTCAAAATTTTACGTTTAAAAGAAACATTCTCAATCGCTTACGGAAATTACGACAAAAGAGACGCTCTACTCATAGAATTATCTTATCAAAATTGTAAAGGTTACGGAGAATGTGTTGCGATTGATTATTATCAAATTGATCTTCAAAGTTTTGTTTTAAAATTAAAAGAAATTCAAGCTAAAATTGAAGTTCAAAAAATCATTCATCCAAAAGAATTTTTCAAAATTTTATTTAGTTTAAATCTTCATCCGTTTTTACTTTCTGCGTTGGATTGTGCCTATTGGGATCTTTTCGGAAAGCTAGAGAACAAAAGTTTTATTGAATTAAATAAACTTCCTTTCGAAAATTTGATTGAAAGTTCGATCACAATTTCTGTTGGAGATATTGATAAACAGGTCCAAAAAATTGAAAAAAGCAGTTGGAATAAATTCAAAGTGAAATGTAAAGGTTTAGATAAAACTCATATTGAAAAACTTTTAGAATTAAATAGAAATATCGCCTTAGATTCCAATGCAAGTTTTACCGATGAAGACTGTATTTGGCTTCAGGAAAATGCTGAGGTTCAGAATTTTTCCTATTTAGAACAACCAAGACCGATTGATCAATATAAAGTATTAAATAAAAGTGGTTTTGCGAATTGGATGGCAGACGAAGATTGTCAAAACTTAGACTCTTTGGACGAATTAATTCCTTATTACAAAAGTATTAATATCAAATTAATGAAATCTGGTGGTTTAACTCCAGCTTTAGAAATGGTAAAAAAAGCCCGGGAATTAAATTATAAAATCATGATCGGCTGTATGACGGAATCTACTGTCGGGATTTCTGCTGGTTGTGCTTTGGCAGGACTTGTCGATTATGCAGATTTGGATGGAGCAAATCTCATTTCCAATGATTATGCAATAGGAAATTTCGTTGAAAACGGTAAAATAATATTATCCGAAAAGCCAGGATTAGGAATTTCGTTAAAATAAAAAAAGCCTTCAAACGAAGACTTTAGATGTATTTAATTGTAAGAAATTACTTTTTCACAGAAACAATATAATCGTAAACCCACTGATGTTGTTCATCTGTTAACTTCGCTTTTGGAGCCATAGAATTCATAATTCCGACCCATTGCACAGAAGTATGCGCTGTAGGATCTGGTAATTTATGACATCTTGTGCATGAGTTTTCAAAGATTGTTTTTCCTTGAGCAATTTGCTCTGCCGTAGAAGTTGAAGCCATCGGAGCGGTTGCCGTCGTTGCTTTTGGCGTACAAGATGCTAATAAAACAGCAGTGAATGATGCTATGGCGAATATTTTTTTCATATTTAAACTATTTGATTGAAACAAATGTAGGAAATTCCCTTTTTCATTGATAAAATAATACTTAATTTAGAAGAAATACAAATTAGGAAAAGAGAAAAAGTGAATGGTGAATTTTTTGAAATGCTTTAAATTATTTTTTTTAACGCAAGGTTTGCAAAAATTTTATTATACAAACTTTGCGATCCTTGGGTTTAAATAGTTTCAAGATAATAAAGATGTCTAAAAATTCATAAGCAAAGCAAATTCACTATTGACCATTCACGGTTTAATCCTTATTTTTGAACTAATGAAATTTTCTACACAAGAGCTTATAGAAGGAATACAGTCAGGCAATAAACGGTTGATCGCAAAAGCTATTACTTTGGTTGAAAGCAAAAAAGCCGAACATAGAATTCAGGCTGAAGATTTATTAAAACAAATCATGCCTTTCACCGGAAAATCTGTTCGTGTAGGAATTACAGGTGTTCCAGGAGCCGGAAAATCAACTTTTATAGAAAATTTTGGAAGACTTGTGATTTCTCACGGTAAAAAGGTCGCTGTTCTGGCTATTGATCCAAGTTCAGCGATCAATAAAGGGAGTATTTTGGGTGATAAAACCCGAATGGAAGAACTTTCGAAGGAAGAAAATGCTTTTATCCGACCTTCCCCGAGCTCGGGATTTTTAGGCGGTGTTGCGAATACAACTTTTGAAACGATGATGATCTGCGAAGCGGCAGGTTACGATTATATTTTAATTGAAACCGTTGGAGTGGGGCAGTCCGAGGTTTTGGTTGCCGATATTACCGATGTGTTTTTATTTTTAAAAATCATTGGGGGTGGAGACGAACTTCAAGGGATAAAAAGAGGTATCATGGAAATGGTTGACCTAATTTTCATTAATAAAGTAGATCAGGATAACCTTCAAAAAGCAAAAAATACAAGACTTGAATTAAAAAGAGCACTTGATTTTATTCCGCCCAAAGAAAAAGACTGGAAAATTCCTGTTTTGCTAGGTTCTGCGCTAAATAACGAAGGTTTAGGAGAGATTTACGCTAAAATTGATGAATTCATCGATTTAAAAAAGAAAACTGAACGCTTTGAAATTGTAAGAACTCAACAAGCCGAAAAACGTTTTGAGTATTGGGTTCAGGAATATATTTTAGCGATGATGAAAAAAAGTGATTCCGTAGAAGAAGCGTATCTTGACCATAAAAAAAATGCTTCGACAATGGTTTCAAATCCAAGTACCGAAGCAAAATTATTTGTTGAAAAATTTCTTTCTAAAGACTCTGATTAAGGCTGTTTTGGCGTAGTTTCTTCATTTTTAGAAATATATCCGTCATAAGAGATTGGCTGTCTGTCATTACTTCTCATTGAGGTAAATGCTTTTCCGTTTTTATAAACTTCTATGATGATTTCATCTACATTATTTACATCGTTAGGTTTGATTTTAATGATCCATTTTCCTTTTTTATTCTGAGATTTATTAACTGTAAAATCTTTTGAAGTAAATCTGTAACTGTTATCACCACCATAATTTGCTTTAAATGATCTTCCAAAATAGGGAAGTACAACATCCAAAACATTATTTTTTATTTCAATGGTGTAGTCTCCATTTAAATCTAAAATTCTCGTTGCGGTAGAATTCGGCATAGAATTCATCACTCGGATAACATCATAATTGGTAGGGTTGGCTCTTTCTGCATGGAAGGTAAACTCCTGAGAATTTACCAATGCATCGACTGTTTTGGAATCTGTATCCTGTGCAGAAAAACTCTGGAAGAAAAACAAAAATCCAAAAACGAATATGATTGAAATATACTTTTTCATGATAGTAAAATAATTATTAAATTTATATAGCAAAATGTATGCAAATATATTGTTAAAATATATTTTGGAATAGAAATTGTTAGGCTTGAATTAATAACACTCGAATATATGAAAATAACACATCTATTAGGAATCGGAGCTGTTGCTCTATCGGTTTCAGCTTGTACAACAAACCCTATTACGGGAAGGTCTTCTTTGCAGATTGCAAATAATTCAGAAATTTTAACAATGTCTGCACAGGAATATAAAACGACATTGTCTAAAGGTAAAGTAATCAGCGGGACAGCGGATGCGAAAAGAGTGGTAAGTGTAGGAAGCAGAATTAAAAGTGCTGCAGAAAGATATTATCAAACTATTGGTAGATCTGCAGATCTTGCGAATTACAGTTGGGAATTTAATCTATTACAAAGCAGTGAGCTAAACGCATGGTGTATGCCGGGTGGAAAAGTTGCCGTTTACACAGGAATTTTACCTGTAACTAAAAATGATAACGGTCTTGCAGTTGTAATGGGTCACGAGGTTTCTCATGCATTAGCCGGTCATGGAAATGAAAGAATTTCTCAGGCAATGGTTGCTCAGTACGGAGGTTCTATTTTAGGTGGAACAATTTCTAACTCTCAATGGGCTGGAATCTTTGAGAAAGTATATCCAATTGGTTCTCAGGTTGCTTTATTGAAGTACGGAAGAAACCAGGAATCTGAAGCGGATGAAATGGGATTATATTTAATGTCTATGGCAGGATATGACCCAAGAGAAGCCGTTCCTTTCTGGAATAGAATGGAATCTGCATCTAAAGGAGGCAGGCAACCAGAGTTTTTATCAACTCACCCAAATCCTGAAACAAGAATTTCAGATATTAATAAAGATTTACCAAAAGCTTTAGAATATTATAAGGCTGCGGGAGGAAAAATTTAATTAAGATAGAATTTTAATCTTGAATAAGGCCTTATTAAATTTTTAGTAAATTTGGTAAGGCTTTTTAATTTAATCACTTAAACACAATATTATGAAGAGTTTATCAATTACAGGACTTATACTTTTGGCAGTCTCCACATTGCTGTTTTATCTTACAACCGATTTTACTGTTGAGAAAATAGGGCTTCCTCATATCATGGGCGTTATGGCGGGAGTTGGAATTGGTTTAATAATTGGCGGAATGGTTGGTTATGTAAGTAAAGGAAGTGCCATCAAAGCTGATCAAAAGAAAAAAGAATTCAAACAACTACAAAAAGATAAAGAAGATCTTGAAAAACAGGCTGCAGATATTGCAAAACGTGAAGCGGAACTTCAGGCTCAAAATAATAATCCTCAAATTTAAAATTTGAGGATTATTTATAATTGTTATTTTCGAATCAATTAAAACTTGTAACCTACACCAACCATAAATAAGTTGGGTCTGTTATCATATCTGATTTCTTCACCAGATACTTTATTGATGAAGTTTCTGCTGTCCTTACCGAAAGCACCTTCATATTTTGCGTTTACTATCAATTTTTTAATTTCAAGTTGAGCCCCGAATTGGTAACCAACCGTGAAATTATCTCTTGCATTTTCTGAGAAATCGTTGTAAGTATCTTCTTTGCTTAAGTTATAGCTTGCAACAGGTCCGATAAATACACCCAACATATCTCCAACCACCTTGTGACCTACAAGAACCGGTAAATCGATACGATTGTTTTTAATATCAAAAGTTGTATTAGAAACAGGATCTGTAAATTCGTTTTTAAAAGTCGTGTAATATAATTCCGGCATTAGGAAAAATGACATCGGAAGACTTGCTTTTAATGAAAGTCCTATGTTGAATCCTACATTATTTTTACCTGTATTTTCTATTGCAGCATTGGCTGTGTTAGAAATGTTTTTCCATGAAGGCGAACCCGTTGGAAAGATTAAATTTGCCTTACCTGCAAGTGAAATCTGTGCAGTTGCAAACATAGAAAACCCTATTAAGGCTATACTAAATACCTTTTTCATTATCGTCTAGTTTAGTTATTGTATTCTCAATAGTTTTATGATTTTCGAGTAAATACTCTCTCAATTCTTTAAATAGCTCTGATGAATAAACGAAGTCAATAAGATTTTTATTGCCCGCTGTGATCAATACATCTTTATTTCCTTCCCATTCTTTGATTCCTAATCTCAGATAAACAATCTTTTCACCGATCGTCATTACAGAGTTCATATCATGGGTGTTGATGATGGTTGTCGTGTTGTATTCTTTGGTGATTTCAAGCAAAAGATCATCAATTACATTAGATGTATAAGGATCTAATCCTGAGTTTGGTTCATCACAGAATAAATATTTAGGGTGATTTACAATTGCTCTTGCAATCGCAACCCTTTTTTGCATCCCTCCGGAAATTTCAGATGGAAATTTTCTGTTGGCTTTATCTAAATGTACCCTTCCGATTACCTCAAAAACCCTTCTTTTTTTCTCTCTAAAAGTTAGATTAGTGAACATATCCAAAGGAAACATAATGTTTTCTTCTACTGTTAAAGAGTCAAACAAAGCACTTCCCTGGAATAAAGTTCCGATCTCAGAACGTAAATGCTGTTTTTCTTCTCGGTTCATCACATTGATATCTCTTCCGTCGAAAAGGATTTCTCCTGATGAAGGCTGATAAACATTCAATAAACTTTTAAGGAAAACCGTTTTTCCGGAACCACTCTGTCCAATAATTAAGTTGACTTTTCCTTTATCAAAAGTGGTTGTAATACCTTTAAGTACTTCAACTTCGTCAAAACTTTTCTTAAGATTTTTTACCTCAATCATTAGCTTAATACTAATTGGGTTAATACTAATTCTGAAAGGATAATGAAAACCATCGTCCAAACCACGGCTTGTGTACTTGCTCTACCTACTTCCAGTGAACCTCCTTTTACGTTATATCCGAAATAAGAAGGAACTGTTGCAATGATAAAAGCAAAAACAATTGTTTTTAAAAATGCATAGAAGATAAATAAATTAGGCATAAACATTTGTATACCAGTTATATAATCGGCTTTTGTCCAGTTTCCGGTTAAAACTCCTGCAAGATATCCTCCGCCAATACCAAAAACGATACTGATGGCAATAAGGAGTGGATTAAAAATAACGCATGCAAGTATTTTAGGAAGTATCAAAAAGTTAGGTGAATTTACTCCCATGATATCTAATGCATCAATTTGTTCTGAAACCCTCATTGTTCCAATACTGGAAGCAATATATGAGCCAACTTTTCCTGCCAAGATCAGACTGATAATGGTTGGTGAAAATTCTAAAACCAATACCGCTTTCGTTGCGTATCCTACAAATGCAGGTGGAATTGGGAAAGATGAAGAGTGGAAGTTATTATACATCTGAATGGCAACTACCGCCCCTACGAATATAGATGTGAAGATAACCAACCCAAAAGAGTTGACTCCTAAATCATTAATTTCCCTCATGAACAGCTTCCAGAAAACCCTCATTTTCTGAGGCTTCTGTACGGATTTACCCATGAGGATGATGTATTCTCCTATCGCTGAAAAAAACTTTTTTAACATTCTGCTAAATTAGACTTTTTTTATTTAATTGATAGTAAAGCTAAGATTAGGGTTTGGTTTCAATCTTAATCTCAGCCTTACTTTATTTTGCATTTTTATCTCCTGTGATCACCAGTAAAACAGTTTTTAAAATGATGACCATATCTAAGACAAAACTCCAGTTTCTAACGTAAAAGGCATCTGCCAGAATACGTTTATTCATCTCAACTTCTTTATCACCCGAATCTCCGCGTAAGCCGTTCACCTGTGCAAGACCCGTAATTCCAGGGCTTACCATGCTTCTTAAACTGTATCTTCCGATCTTCGGTTTATAATAATTATCTACGGCCAGCATGTGGGGTCTTGGTCCTACGATTGACATTTCGCCTTTCAATACGTTGATGAATTGTGGCATTTCGTCAAGACTTGTTTTCCTTAAAAATTTACCAATTTTCGTAATTCTGGAATCATTTTCCTCAGTTGTTTTAGTGGAAGAGTCCTCATTAACGATCATGGTTCGGAATTTAATACAATTAAAAACCTCTTCATGAAAGCCATATCGTTTCTGCAAAAATAAAACCGGACCTTTAGAAGTTGTCTTTATTAATATAGCAATGATTGGAAATAGCCACGAACAGATGAAAATTAATATAAAAAACGAAAAAGTAATATCAAAAATCCTTTTCAGTAAATGATTCGAATAATAATCTAAAGGATATCTTGCCTGATTTAAAACGGGTTGGGTCTGAATATACGCCAGATCATAAAGGAAAAAATCATTTTGAGTGATACTCGGAACCAATGAAATGTGAACTTTATTAGCTTCTGCCAATCGGAAAATTTCATCTTCTTTCTTTTCATCAAAAGAGTTTTCTGATGGGAAAAATAAAGTATGTATTCCATTGTTTTTCCAAAATTCTACCAACTCAAAAGGATTGATTTCAGATTTATCGTATTCAAAAATTTTGTAACCGTAATCTTTTCTTTCGCTGAATATATTTTTTAATATTTCCGTAGAACTGTTTTCATTCAGGAACATTATATTTCTGTAATTAATACCCAGGCTTCGGAAGTACTTGATTCCGAAATAGATAAGGGATTTAGCGAGAAATATAAAGAAAAACAGATAAAAAGAAAGCCAGTAAATATCAGAATTAAAAAATACGTTGTAGCTTACCTTTCCTATCAATAAAACCCCAAGAATAAACAGTAAAAAGTGAATTAAAAGCCGTTCAAGAAATAAAGTATACGTTAAGTTTCTCGGAATATTATAAATTTTTGTTCTGCCGCTCAACAGCATCCAGAACATAAATAATAATGCCAGAGAAAAAATATTTTGATACCAGGTTTCCTGATTGTACTTTAAATTTTCATTCCTACTTACAAAAAAGAATACGAAAACAGACGCTATAACCAAAAGGTCTAGCAAGATAATTATCGATTTTAAATATCTAGAATATCGAATTCTTTGCATCTATCGGCTTTTATAACGGATACGAAGAGCTAAATTACGCTTTTTTTATGGTATATTAAGATATTTATGAGTCTGAA harbors:
- a CDS encoding tetratricopeptide repeat protein, whose translation is MTLTKSKYYFEALDNYPYSLPDCLEALNYALSYDPEDADSLCLMGRIYSEMLIDYEKAKLYFEEAMLCDVTNLNVPQYYIKCLLDNEDFHEAEKLIRYSLKIKGIDKSVIWLYRSLLSEKRGSLRNALKFLNEAEKYCFTSCSLDSIKGRKKFVKSKMPKKKQTKKNKETK
- a CDS encoding enolase C-terminal domain-like protein, which encodes MELRFELKILRLKETFSIAYGNYDKRDALLIELSYQNCKGYGECVAIDYYQIDLQSFVLKLKEIQAKIEVQKIIHPKEFFKILFSLNLHPFLLSALDCAYWDLFGKLENKSFIELNKLPFENLIESSITISVGDIDKQVQKIEKSSWNKFKVKCKGLDKTHIEKLLELNRNIALDSNASFTDEDCIWLQENAEVQNFSYLEQPRPIDQYKVLNKSGFANWMADEDCQNLDSLDELIPYYKSINIKLMKSGGLTPALEMVKKARELNYKIMIGCMTESTVGISAGCALAGLVDYADLDGANLISNDYAIGNFVENGKIILSEKPGLGISLK
- a CDS encoding c-type cytochrome; amino-acid sequence: MKKIFAIASFTAVLLASCTPKATTATAPMASTSTAEQIAQGKTIFENSCTRCHKLPDPTAHTSVQWVGIMNSMAPKAKLTDEQHQWVYDYIVSVKK
- the meaB gene encoding methylmalonyl Co-A mutase-associated GTPase MeaB, whose product is MKFSTQELIEGIQSGNKRLIAKAITLVESKKAEHRIQAEDLLKQIMPFTGKSVRVGITGVPGAGKSTFIENFGRLVISHGKKVAVLAIDPSSAINKGSILGDKTRMEELSKEENAFIRPSPSSGFLGGVANTTFETMMICEAAGYDYILIETVGVGQSEVLVADITDVFLFLKIIGGGDELQGIKRGIMEMVDLIFINKVDQDNLQKAKNTRLELKRALDFIPPKEKDWKIPVLLGSALNNEGLGEIYAKIDEFIDLKKKTERFEIVRTQQAEKRFEYWVQEYILAMMKKSDSVEEAYLDHKKNASTMVSNPSTEAKLFVEKFLSKDSD
- a CDS encoding DUF4251 domain-containing protein, whose product is MKKYISIIFVFGFLFFFQSFSAQDTDSKTVDALVNSQEFTFHAERANPTNYDVIRVMNSMPNSTATRILDLNGDYTIEIKNNVLDVVLPYFGRSFKANYGGDNSYRFTSKDFTVNKSQNKKGKWIIKIKPNDVNNVDEIIIEVYKNGKAFTSMRSNDRQPISYDGYISKNEETTPKQP
- a CDS encoding M48 family metallopeptidase; amino-acid sequence: MKITHLLGIGAVALSVSACTTNPITGRSSLQIANNSEILTMSAQEYKTTLSKGKVISGTADAKRVVSVGSRIKSAAERYYQTIGRSADLANYSWEFNLLQSSELNAWCMPGGKVAVYTGILPVTKNDNGLAVVMGHEVSHALAGHGNERISQAMVAQYGGSILGGTISNSQWAGIFEKVYPIGSQVALLKYGRNQESEADEMGLYLMSMAGYDPREAVPFWNRMESASKGGRQPEFLSTHPNPETRISDINKDLPKALEYYKAAGGKI
- a CDS encoding outer membrane beta-barrel protein gives rise to the protein MKKVFSIALIGFSMFATAQISLAGKANLIFPTGSPSWKNISNTANAAIENTGKNNVGFNIGLSLKASLPMSFFLMPELYYTTFKNEFTDPVSNTTFDIKNNRIDLPVLVGHKVVGDMLGVFIGPVASYNLSKEDTYNDFSENARDNFTVGYQFGAQLEIKKLIVNAKYEGAFGKDSRNFINKVSGEEIRYDNRPNLFMVGVGYKF
- a CDS encoding ABC transporter ATP-binding protein, producing the protein MIEVKNLKKSFDEVEVLKGITTTFDKGKVNLIIGQSGSGKTVFLKSLLNVYQPSSGEILFDGRDINVMNREEKQHLRSEIGTLFQGSALFDSLTVEENIMFPLDMFTNLTFREKKRRVFEVIGRVHLDKANRKFPSEISGGMQKRVAIARAIVNHPKYLFCDEPNSGLDPYTSNVIDDLLLEITKEYNTTTIINTHDMNSVMTIGEKIVYLRLGIKEWEGNKDVLITAGNKNLIDFVYSSELFKELREYLLENHKTIENTITKLDDNEKGI
- a CDS encoding MlaE family ABC transporter permease, with product MLKKFFSAIGEYIILMGKSVQKPQKMRVFWKLFMREINDLGVNSFGLVIFTSIFVGAVVAIQMYNNFHSSSFPIPPAFVGYATKAVLVLEFSPTIISLILAGKVGSYIASSIGTMRVSEQIDALDIMGVNSPNFLILPKILACVIFNPLLIAISIVFGIGGGYLAGVLTGNWTKADYITGIQMFMPNLFIFYAFLKTIVFAFIIATVPSYFGYNVKGGSLEVGRASTQAVVWTMVFIILSELVLTQLVLS
- a CDS encoding exopolysaccharide biosynthesis polyprenyl glycosylphosphotransferase, encoding MQRIRYSRYLKSIIILLDLLVIASVFVFFFVSRNENLKYNQETWYQNIFSLALLFMFWMLLSGRTKIYNIPRNLTYTLFLERLLIHFLLFILGVLLIGKVSYNVFFNSDIYWLSFYLFFFIFLAKSLIYFGIKYFRSLGINYRNIMFLNENSSTEILKNIFSERKDYGYKIFEYDKSEINPFELVEFWKNNGIHTLFFPSENSFDEKKEDEIFRLAEANKVHISLVPSITQNDFFLYDLAYIQTQPVLNQARYPLDYYSNHLLKRIFDITFSFFILIFICSWLFPIIAILIKTTSKGPVLFLQKRYGFHEEVFNCIKFRTMIVNEDSSTKTTEENDSRITKIGKFLRKTSLDEMPQFINVLKGEMSIVGPRPHMLAVDNYYKPKIGRYSLRSMVSPGITGLAQVNGLRGDSGDKEVEMNKRILADAFYVRNWSFVLDMVIILKTVLLVITGDKNAK